The DNA sequence TCATCAATAACGCCCGTAGGCCCTTTAACATCAGCCCCCAAAGACTTTAAGGTCTCAAGCACTACAGCAGTTGTAACTTTAAGCTCTTTAGCTAATTCACGAATTTTCATAATATTTTTTTGATAAAAATTAAGTCTTGGTATTCTTTTTAGTAAGTTCCTTCGCTTCTTTAATCAGGCCTTCTGCCTTTTTCTTGCCTAACCCTTTAATCTCACTTAATTTTTTAATACTTGCCTTAGCGATTTCCTCTAAAGTTTCAAATCCAGCATCAACAAGAGAGCTAGCTAATTTTTCACCTACACCCTTAAGCGAAATAATATCTCCTGCAACCTTTTTCTTGGCGGCTGGCTTAGGCTTCTCCTCCTCTTTTGGTTTCTCTGCCGCTTCCAGCATCTGCTTTGATCTTATATCTATATTCCAGCCAGTTAGCCTACTTGCAAGACGGACATTCTGTCCGTGTTTGCCGATTGCTAAAGATAGCTGATCTTCCTCAACAATAACGCTTACTCTCTTATTTTCCTTATCAAGCTTCAACTGACTTATCTGGGCTGGGCTTAACGCAGCAGAAATATAACTTTCAGCATCAGGCGACCAACGCACAATATCAATTTTCTCGCCATGTAGTTCTGTAACAATGTTTTTAACACGGTTACCACGCATACCTACGCATGCACCTACAGAATCTACCCTTTCATCTTTACTCCAAACCGAGATCTTTGTCCTTTCTCCTGCCTGGCGAGAAATCGCCTTGATCTCAACTATGCCTTCGTATATCTCAGGCACTTCTAGCGCAAAGAGTTTACGCACCAGATTGGGATGGCTACGGGAAAGTACTATCTGTGGCCCCTTTGATTCTCTCCTTACATCCAATAGATAGGCACAGATGCGTTCACCTTGTCTGAATTCTTCCTTAGGCGACTGTTCAATTTTTGGCAACAACCCTTCAGCCTTACCTAATAAATCTACAATAATATTGCCCTTATCAAAGCGATAAACAGTACCACTAAGGATTGTACCTACCTTACTATGGAACTCTTCAAAAACAACATCCTTTTCTGCTTCACGAATCTTTTGGATAATGACTTGTTTAGCAGTCTGAGCAGCAATCCTGCCAAATTTATCAGAATCTATTTTTTCCTTACCAGCAAAAACTGTTATCTTGCCTGATTTAGGATCTAATTTTACCTTGATTTCCTCTTCCGGACTAACAGTTATGCCAATTGCCTTCCTGGCTGCGCTAACTAAAGCAGCCTCTACAGCAGCAATCAGAATCTCTTTATTAATTCCCTTTTCGCGCTCAATATGTTCTAAAACCGCTAATATTTCTCCATTCATCTGTTTAGCACCTCTTTAATATTTCTCTTTAGCTCTATCAATATTACAAAGATTTATTTTCAGGCCCTCCTGGCCAACTTGCAAAATTAATGAATCTTCTCCAACTTCATTTAAGACGCCTTCTAATTCGAATCTATCCTGCTGTTTTTCTTTTAAAAACAAACGCACCTTACTGCCGACTATACGCTTGAAATCGCGCTTCTCTTTTAATGGCCAATCCATTCCAGGAGAAAAAACCTCTATTGTATATTGTTCCTGCGAAGAATCTTGAGTCTGGAATGAATCTCTTAACTTACTGTTAATATCAGCGCACTCTTTAATAGTAATGCCTCCGGAAGGACTATCAATTAATACTCTTAAAGTTGCTAATGGATGCGTATTGATAAGCTTCAAATCAAATATTACATACCCAGCTTTAGAGGCAATATCTTCTATTTCCTGCTTTACTTGCTCGCTAATTTCCATAAAAGGCTAATTATTTAAGAAGCTGTTTTAACTTTGTTAACAACTGTGTTTCTTCCAGCTTAATTGTTTTTGCCTTATCGTCTCTATAAGATATCTCTATGGTTTTATTTTTAAACCAATCCTTGCCGATAATTATCCGAAGTGGTATGCCGATTAAATCAAGATCATTAAATTTTACACCTGCGCTTATATCTCTTTCGTCTAAAAGAACAGATTTACCTAAAGATTCAATATATGAATGTATCTTATTGGCTAACTCCGCTGCCTTAGGTTTAGTTTCGATGACTATTATCGCAACCTCATATGGAGAGACATCCTTGGGCCAAATTATCCCCTTCTCATCGTGGTGCTGATCAATTATTGCTGGCAAGAGGCGGCTAACGCCAATACCATAACAACCCATAAGGATAGGACGCCGCTTACCTTCATCATCCTGAAATGTTGCATTCTGCACTTTAGAATATTTTGTACCAAGTTTAAAAGTATGCCCTATTTCAATAGCGCCCTTAACATTAAGGGCTTGACTGCATTTCGGACAGGTTAAATCATTTTCTTCTTTATAAGCAAAGGCCTTCTCGCATTTGGGGCAAGCTAATATTTTATCTTCTCCGCTTTCAGATAAGACCATAAATTCATGTGAAAGATTACCACCAATAATACCAGGATCAGCTTCTATCATAATTGAATCCAGACCACAGCGGGAAAATATCCTCTTGTAAGTTTCACAAATAATCTCATAATTTCTATCTAGAGACTGCTCGTCAGCATCAAAGCTATAAGCATCTTTCATAATAAATTCACAACTACGCATCAAACCAGCCCGCGGACGCAGTTCATCACGAAATTTAGTCTGAATCTGATAAAGCATTAAAGGCATCTGCCGGTAAGAAGAAAGGTTATTCTTTACTAAATCTGTAATCACTTCTTCGTGGGTTGGCCCCAGACAAAGCCTACGACCCTTCCTATCCTTAAAGCTGATAAGTGTCTGGCCCAGCTCTTTATCCCTTCCAGTCATCTTCCATAGATCTATGGGTTGCAGTGCTGAAAGTAGCAATTCCTGAGCTCCAACTCTATCTAACTCATCGCGAATAATATCTTCGATTTTCTTCAAGACTCGCCAACCACAAGGCAAATAGACATATACACCAGCGGTTAGCATACGAATTAAACCAGCCCGGAGCATTAAGATATGGCTTACTGAATCCGCCTCCTGGGATAAGGCTCTTAAAGTAGGAATAAATGCATTAGACATACGCATGTTGAGCACCTTAATTTAATAATCTAGCGAAATCCGCCAGAGACGGAAGTTATTCCTTAAAGCTATCCGGCGCTAAATTAATTTTAAGCAATTTAAATTTCTCTAACGATTTTGGTAATTTACCAAGTGCCTTATGAGAACCTAAGACCTTTCCTTTTTCATCATAACCTTGATGATCAAAAACAAAAATGTCTACAAGCTCTATCTCTTCTTTACCTACAGCATCCTCTACCTCAGTAATTGATGTGATTTTACGACTTCCATCATCAAACTGCTCCAGCTGTACAATAATATCTATGGCATTAGCGATATTCTTCCTTACTACCCAAGCAGGAAGAGCTAAACCGCTCATCAAGATCATCATTTCCATTCTATAGATACAATCTGAGGGACTATTTGCGTGAATAACGGCTAGGCTTCCGGCATGACCACTGGAAATAGCCTGGATTAAATCCAAGGCCTCTGTGCCCCTAATCTCTCCTAGGATAATCCTGTCAGGACGCATACGTAAAGAGTTTCTAAAAAGATCTCTTATCTGTACTTCGCCTCTTCCTTCTATGTTTGCTTGTTTTGCCTCAAGTCTTACCACATGTTCCTGCAGGAGATGTAACTCTGCAGTATCCTCAATACTAATTATTCTTTCTTTTTTAGAAATATAGGAAGATAACACATTCAAGGTTGTCGTCTTTCCTACGCCGGTAGCTCCGGAGAACATAATGTTCAATTTTGCTTTAATTGCGGCAACGAGAAAATCTGCCATGCGTTTGTCGAGCGTATTAAGACGCAATAGATCCTCGATCCTGGCAATCTCAGGAGAAAATTTACGAATAGTTATTACCGGTCCTTCTAGAGAAAGTGGTGGAATAATAATATTTACGCGTGAACCATCCGGAAGGGCAAAATCTACGTAGGGCGATGATTCATCAATGCGGCGTCCAGAGGGTGCGATTAATTTCTCTATTGTATGCATCAGCTGATTCTCATCGCGGAATTTAACATCCGTCAAAATCATCGAACCATTCTTCTCAGCGTAGACCCTACTAGGACCGTTAACCATTATCTCGCTAACTTGCGAATCTTCCATTAAGACCTCAAGCGGTCCTAGGCTGATTAACTCGCTTAAGACCTCTTCTAATAATTTTTCTTTTGCGTCTGCGTCTAACTTAACGCGTTCATAACTTGCGGCATCCTTAATAATATTCTCCACTGTCTTACGCAATTGATCTTTTCTTATTTCATCTTTCTTAAAGAGGATATCCTTATTCGAAATCAAAGATTTTCTAATCCTTATCCTTAATTTCTCAAGCATCATTGCCTCCGGATTTTAGATAGCATTTTTTAATTTCAGCGATAAGAAACTTTGCCGCCTTATCCTGCTGTACCTTTTTTACTGGTTTACCTTTCTTAAAAAAAAGACCGTAATCCCTGCCAAAGGCTAGACCTAAATCAGCGCATTTAGCTTCACCCGGGCCATTTACTACGCAGCCCATTAGGGCAACCCTCAAAGGCTCCTGCCCTACATCTAAAGATGGACTAAATGTCTTAATCTCTTTTTCTAAATCCTTCACAATATGAATCAAATCTACTTCACAGCGGCCGCAGGTTGGACAGGCAATTACATCAATTGCATTCCCGATATCTAAGGCAGCTAGAATTCTCTTAGCCGCCCTTACTTCTTGAGCCGGATCTGCAGTTAAGGATATTCTAATTGTATCACCAATACCATCTGCAAGCAACATACCTAAACAGATTGCAGATTTTATATATCCAACCTCAGCTAGACCCGTGGCTGTAACGCCAAGATGCAAAGGATAGTTAACCTTTGAGGCTATCTGGCGATTCGCCTCAACAGTTTCCAGCAGATTTGAAGATTTTAAAGAAATAACGATATCATAAAACTTCAATTTCTCTAACATCTTAACAAAGTTTAACGCTGATTTAACTAAACCGCTCGCTCCTTTAGCGCTGCCTCTGGATAAAGAACCGGAATTTACACCCACCCTAATCGGAATACCCCTCTCCTTAGCACTAGATGCTATTTGAGATATTTCTTTTTCTTTGTAGATATTTCCCG is a window from the Candidatus Omnitrophota bacterium genome containing:
- the nusA gene encoding transcription termination factor NusA — protein: MNGEILAVLEHIEREKGINKEILIAAVEAALVSAARKAIGITVSPEEEIKVKLDPKSGKITVFAGKEKIDSDKFGRIAAQTAKQVIIQKIREAEKDVVFEEFHSKVGTILSGTVYRFDKGNIIVDLLGKAEGLLPKIEQSPKEEFRQGERICAYLLDVRRESKGPQIVLSRSHPNLVRKLFALEVPEIYEGIVEIKAISRQAGERTKISVWSKDERVDSVGACVGMRGNRVKNIVTELHGEKIDIVRWSPDAESYISAALSPAQISQLKLDKENKRVSVIVEEDQLSLAIGKHGQNVRLASRLTGWNIDIRSKQMLEAAEKPKEEEKPKPAAKKKVAGDIISLKGVGEKLASSLVDAGFETLEEIAKASIKKLSEIKGLGKKKAEGLIKEAKELTKKNTKT
- the proS gene encoding proline--tRNA ligase → MRMSNAFIPTLRALSQEADSVSHILMLRAGLIRMLTAGVYVYLPCGWRVLKKIEDIIRDELDRVGAQELLLSALQPIDLWKMTGRDKELGQTLISFKDRKGRRLCLGPTHEEVITDLVKNNLSSYRQMPLMLYQIQTKFRDELRPRAGLMRSCEFIMKDAYSFDADEQSLDRNYEIICETYKRIFSRCGLDSIMIEADPGIIGGNLSHEFMVLSESGEDKILACPKCEKAFAYKEENDLTCPKCSQALNVKGAIEIGHTFKLGTKYSKVQNATFQDDEGKRRPILMGCYGIGVSRLLPAIIDQHHDEKGIIWPKDVSPYEVAIIVIETKPKAAELANKIHSYIESLGKSVLLDERDISAGVKFNDLDLIGIPLRIIIGKDWFKNKTIEISYRDDKAKTIKLEETQLLTKLKQLLK
- a CDS encoding CpaF family protein; translation: MMLEKLRIRIRKSLISNKDILFKKDEIRKDQLRKTVENIIKDAASYERVKLDADAKEKLLEEVLSELISLGPLEVLMEDSQVSEIMVNGPSRVYAEKNGSMILTDVKFRDENQLMHTIEKLIAPSGRRIDESSPYVDFALPDGSRVNIIIPPLSLEGPVITIRKFSPEIARIEDLLRLNTLDKRMADFLVAAIKAKLNIMFSGATGVGKTTTLNVLSSYISKKERIISIEDTAELHLLQEHVVRLEAKQANIEGRGEVQIRDLFRNSLRMRPDRIILGEIRGTEALDLIQAISSGHAGSLAVIHANSPSDCIYRMEMMILMSGLALPAWVVRKNIANAIDIIVQLEQFDDGSRKITSITEVEDAVGKEEIELVDIFVFDHQGYDEKGKVLGSHKALGKLPKSLEKFKLLKINLAPDSFKE
- the ispG gene encoding flavodoxin-dependent (E)-4-hydroxy-3-methylbut-2-enyl-diphosphate synthase is translated as MAIKRRKTKVIKIGNVSIGWHYPIAVQSMAKTHTKNISRTLKQIKSAQEEGVHLIRVAVKDKQDAHAIGEIRANIDIPLIADIHFDYRLALLAIASGADKIRLNPGNIYKEKEISQIASSAKERGIPIRVGVNSGSLSRGSAKGASGLVKSALNFVKMLEKLKFYDIVISLKSSNLLETVEANRQIASKVNYPLHLGVTATGLAEVGYIKSAICLGMLLADGIGDTIRISLTADPAQEVRAAKRILAALDIGNAIDVIACPTCGRCEVDLIHIVKDLEKEIKTFSPSLDVGQEPLRVALMGCVVNGPGEAKCADLGLAFGRDYGLFFKKGKPVKKVQQDKAAKFLIAEIKKCYLKSGGNDA